A window from Drosophila nasuta strain 15112-1781.00 chromosome 3, ASM2355853v1, whole genome shotgun sequence encodes these proteins:
- the LOC132793655 gene encoding maternal protein exuperantia: MVADNIDCGVAIAAAADQSSAAAGVSIKDELPSGNYVVVSVDIDTTGRRLIDEIVQLAAYTPSDHFEQYIMPYMNLNPAARQRHQVRVISIGFFRMLKSMQTYKIIKSKSEVAALKDFLEWLDQLKAKNPDSDGIVLFYHEERKFIPYMILQSLVKYGMLDRFNKTVKYFVNSFNLAKSSIGDTKHYSLRNLTKILAKAKEENAKDKSENVADSNTITNKRIKNAIHKDRDEFDGSASVRAKLAYTVALQLSNSNASGTAPASADSQSNLFNALKPYTEPISGDVKELDTQNLNLERQNSFRPVFLNYFKTTLYHRVRAVKFRIVLAENGFDLTTLNDIWTDKHAAGLEAALQGIAHLKTEDRTELVELLDSFFDPNKVTIKPVVKHSTMRRRNKRNTLTQKSGSHSATSEEFGAGGDKSQSVSSVPDSTTKTPSPLKNGSRAQRKRNSRVNLEVKEVKSTDASLNSSAPASISVPSYMPIAASN, translated from the exons ATGGTTGCGGATAACATTGATTGTGgcgttgctattgctgctgctgcggatCAATCCTCTGCCGCGGCAGGAGTTTCCATTAAGGATGAGCTGCCAAGTGGCAATTATGTTGTGGTATCAGTGGATATCGATACCACTGGACGTCGCCTAATCGACGAG ATTGTCCAATTGGCCGCCTACACCCCGTCGGATCATTTTGAGCAATACATTATGCCGTATATGAATCTAAATCCGGCTGCCCGTCAGCGCCATCAAGTTCGCGTCATTTCCATTGGATTCTTTCGTATGCTGAAGTCGATGCAGACGTACAAG aTCATTAAATCAAAATCTGAGGTTGCTGCGCTCAAAGACTTTCTTGAGTGGTTGGATCAACTAAAAGCCAAGAATCCCGATTCGGATGGCATTGTTCTTTTCTATCACGAGGAACGCAAATTTATACCCTATATGATTTTACAATCGCTCGTAAAATATGGCATGTTGGATAGATTCAACAAGACGGTCAAGTACTTTGTGAATAGCTTTAATCTGGCCAAATCCTCCATTGGCGACACTAAACACTATAGTCTACGCAATTTAACCAAGATACTGGCCAAAGCCAAGGAGGAGAATGCCAAGGATAAAAGCGAGAACGTGGCAGATAGCAACACTATTACCAACAAGCGCATCAAGAATGCCATCCATAAGGATCGCGACGAATTCGATGGCAGTGCCAGCGTTCGTGCCAAGCTCGCTTACACTGTTGCTCTCCAGCTGAGCAACTCTAATGCGAGCGGTACAGCTCCGGCATCGGCGGATTCGCAGAGCAATCTATTTAATGCCCTGAAGCCCTACACTGAACCTATCAGTGGCGATGTCAAGGAGCTGGACACGCAGAACTTGAACCTGGAGCGCCAGAACTCGTTTCGTCCGGTCTTCTTGAATTATTTCAAGACTACACTGTATCACCGTGTTCGTGCTGTGAAATTCCGTATTGTGCTCGCCGAGAATGGTTTCGATTTGACCACATTGAATGACATATGGACGGACAAGCATGCCGCTGGTTTGGAAGCAGCTCTACAGGGCATTGCCCATCTAAAGACTGAGGATAGGACGGAATTGGTTGAGCTGCTGGACAGCTTCTTCGATCCCAACAAGGTGACCATTAAGCCGGTGGTTAAGCACAGCACAATGAGGCGTCGTAACAAACGCAATACGCTTACCCAAAAGTCTGGCTCGCATTCAGCTACCAGCGAAGAGTTTGGCGCCGGTGGCGATAAATCGCAGAGCGTATCCTCCGTGCCGGATTCCACCACCAAGACGCCGTCGCCCCTTAAGAACGGTAGCCGAGCGCAGCGCAAACGCAACTCGCGAGTCAACCTCGAAGTCAAGGAAGTGAAATCCACAGATGCGTCACTGAATAGCTCGGCGCCTGCTAGCATCTCAGTGCCCAGCTATATGCCCATTGCAGCCAGTAACTAA
- the LOC132793656 gene encoding MIP18 family protein galla-1: MLSYIKRKLSESDSVANSSSNSNSNGSTTAAELARKTSQMSLDNGAIAYGEDALLHELGYRNATDLQETIYDLLRTIRDPEKPCTLEDLNVIYEDGIFVMQPTRSNVSVVRIEFNPTVPHCSLATLIGLCIRVKVERGLPHNIKLDIYIKKGAHQTEEEINKQINDKERIAAAMENPNLRELVENCIKDEE, translated from the exons ATGTTGTCTTACATCAAGCGCAAACTCTCTGAATCGGACAGCgtcgccaacagcagcagcaacagcaacagcaacggcagcacaACAGCCGCAGAGCTTGCGCGGAAAACAAGTCAAATGTCATTGGATAATGGAGCGATCGCTTATGGCGAAGACGCGCTGCTCCATGAGCTTGGCTACCGCAATGCTACCGATCTGCAAGAGACTATCTACG ATCTACTGCGCACCATTCGAGATCCAGAGAAGCCCTGCACCTTGGAGGATTTGAATGTCATCTACGAAGATGGAATCTTTGTCATGCAACCGACCCGCTCAAATGTCTCTGTG GTGCGCATCGAATTTAATCCCACGGTGCCGCATTGCTCGCTCGCCACGCTGATTGGTCTCTGCATACGCGTCAAGGTGGAACGTGGCTTGCCCCATAACATTAAGCTGGACATTTACATCAAGAAGGGCGCCCATCAAACGGAGGAAGAGA TCAACAAGCAAATCAATGATAAGGAACGCATTGCAGCTGCTATGGAAAATCCAAATTTGCGAGAATTGGTCGAGAATTGCATCAAGGATGAAGAGTGA